The Montipora foliosa isolate CH-2021 chromosome 1, ASM3666993v2, whole genome shotgun sequence genome has a window encoding:
- the LOC137996583 gene encoding pinopsin-like produces MSKMANHSLDNAQNEEQLRTTFSPSECIAWLTVLCTIGIATVTVNGLAVIVYLKEPSLRKRSMYLVISLAIADMCVGGISLSIDVFNSGHKYNLWENYLSPAWNSILIAILLPFPIASVTNLAVISLERMHATFRPFKHRVIKKWIFGASVAFVWFTAVLNSAASMYLYAQGYRFNKFYFAYLSILPCCFSIILVSYASIVAKMYCGTRPHHHHGAGSQERKLTTTLFIVTVVSLVLLLPYTLFMFSKTALSSQKNNLHFFLRSLAYANSVVNPLLYAYRIPEFKRAMSSFLGCRPRAQLFPQ; encoded by the coding sequence ATGAGTAAGATGGCTAATCATTCCTTGGATAACGCGCAAAATGAAGAACAACTAAGAACGACGTTTTCTCCATCGGAGTGCATTGCTTGGCTTACAGTACTTTGTACTATAGGTATTGCCACAGTAACGGTCAATGGCCTTGCAGTCATTGTTTATCTCAAAGAGCCCAGTCTTCGCAAGCGTAGTATGTATCTGGTGATCAGTCTGGCGATAGCAGACATGTGTGTTGGAGGAATCTCGCTGAGCATAGACGTGTTCAATTCAGGACATAAATACAACCTTTGGGAGAACTATTTGTCGCCAGCATGGAACAGTATTTTAATTGCTATCCTTTTGCCCTTTCCAATAGCCTCGGTGACAAACCTTGCTgttatttctttggagcggatgcACGCCACGTTTCGTCCATTTAAGCATCGTGTCATTAAAAAGTGGATTTTTGGAGCATCAGTTGCGTTCGTTTGGTTTACCGCTGTGCTAAACTCCGCGGCTTCCATGTACTTATATGCCCAAGGCTATCGTTTTAATAAGTTTTACTTCGCGTATTTGTCAATATTGCCTTGTTGCTTTTCTATTATCCTTGTTTCGTATGCGTCTATTGTCGCTAAAATGTACTGCGGAACTCGTCCTCACCACCATCATGGCGCGGGAAGtcaagaaagaaaactgaccacgACACTTTTCATAGTGACAGTTGTATCTTTAGTATTGTTGTTACCGTACACTCTTTTCATGTTCTCCAAAACAGCCCTTTCcagtcaaaaaaataatttgcatttctttttgcGATCTTTAGCCTATGCCAATTCCGTAGTCAATCCCCTTTTGTATGCCTATAGAATCCCAGAATTCAAAAGAGCGATGTCTTCATTTTTGGGCTGTAGACCACGAGCTCAGCTTTTCCCTCAGTAG